One segment of Solanum stenotomum isolate F172 chromosome 1, ASM1918654v1, whole genome shotgun sequence DNA contains the following:
- the LOC125853276 gene encoding uncharacterized protein LOC125853276, with protein MTFQAGEQFLLKVTPIKGAMRFSNKGKLSPRYIGPFEVLDCVGLVAYRLALLPCLSGVHLVFHVSMWKNYHRSGDYIIKWDSMLLLKDLRYEREPIIILDRDVRKLRTNEIKSVKFQWKHLPMEEFTWVTEKDIRDKYPSWSTIQMARTRATVVGGRGEVIPEMVIEAPT; from the exons ATGACATTTCAGGCTGGTGAGCAATTCCTTCTAAAAGTGACACCCATAAAGGGGGCGATGAGATTTAgtaataagggcaagcttagtcctcgatacattggtccatttgaggttCTTGACTGTGTAGGGCTAGTGGCTTATAGGTTGGCTTTACTACCTTGCCTCTCTGGAGTTCATCTGgtgtttcatgtgtccatgtggaAGAACTATCATAGGAGCGGAGATTACATCATAAAGTGGGACTCAATGTTGTTACTTAAGGACCTTCGGTATGAGAGGGAACCGATTATAATTCTAGATCGTGATGTCCGAAAGCTAAGGACCAatgagattaagtccgtgaaattCCAATGGAAGCATCTTCCAATGGAGGAATTTACTTGGGTAACCGAGAAGGACATTCGAGACAAGTATCCCAGTTGGTCGACGATTCAG ATGGCAAGGACTAGAGCCACTGTTGTTGGTGGTAGAGGGGAGGTAATCCCTGAGATGGTTATTGAGGCACCAACTTAG